CCGCCCGGCATATGCTGGCCAGACGCGGTATCACCTCGCGTCTGGTCGTGGGGCTGCGCCTTGCGCCTCGCCCCGAAGGCCACGCCTGGTTGGAGATCGGCTCATCTTCTGACCCACTGCGCCTCTTTGCCCGCGATCCTTCCGCCTACACCCCCCTGGACGCTCTCTGCCAGACGAGGGCCGTATCGCCCCGATCCCCAGCGCCCACGCCGTCTTCTGCATAGCCAGGTCCGATGTCCACGATCCTCGAACATAACCTGAGAACGATCCACGCTTGACATCGCAACCCGCCTTTCTATAATCCGCCGTCCGAAGCCCCCCGGTCTGGCCTTTGTCATGCCCGGCCACATGCTCCTCGGTGGCTTCCGCAAACGAAATTCGCCGCTCTAAGTTGCCCGTCATCATCTGATGGGGTAAGCAGCCCCACAGACGGTGATGTCTCCGATATGGTGCAACGCGCCTCTCCAAGGTGCGACAAACAGGTACATGTATGCCCACGATTAACCAACTGGTTCGCAAAGGTCGCAAAAAGATTGTCTCCAAGACGACGGCGCCGGCTCTGAAGAGCTGCCCGCAGAAGCGTGGTGTTTGCACCCGCGTCTACACCACGACCCCCAAGAAGCCGAACTCCGCGCTTCGTAAGGTCGCTCGTGTTCGCCTGACCAACGGGATGGAAGTTACCAGCTACATTCCCGGTGAGGGACACAACCTCCAGGAGCACAGCGTCGTGCTCATCCGCGGCGGTCGTGTCAAAGACTTGCCCGGTGTGCGCTACCACATCGTTCGCGGCACCCTCGACGCCGTCGGCGTCCAGTCCCGCCGTCAGGGCCGCAGCAAGTACGGCACCAAGAAGCCGCGCTAAAACGCCCCGGATTTCTCGCGAGATTTTGCCCGGTGGCTCGCTTTGGCGACCTGTGTCGGGCCTTCGCACCTACGAATTGAGAGCTCAGTCATGCCAAGAAGAAGAGTGGTCCAGAAGCGCCCGATCCTCCCGGATCCCAAGTTTAACGACAAGCTGATCACCCAGTTTGTCAACGTCATGATGCGCGACGGCAAGAAGTCCACCGCCGAACGCATTATGTACGATACCCTCGACGTCATCGAGTCGAAGACCGGCGGCGAAGATCCCCTTCGCGTCTTCAAGCGCAGCATCGACAACTTGCGTCCGATGGTCGAAGTTCGCTCGCGCCGCGTCGGTGGTTCCACCTACCAGGTGCCCGTCGAAGTCCGCCCGGAGCGCCGCACCGCCCTGGCCATTCGCTGGCTGATCCAGGCCGCGCGTGCCCGCAACGAAAAGACGATGGTCGACAAGCTCACCAACGAGATTCTCGACGCGTCGAACAACCGCGGCACCGCCGTGCGCAACAAAGAGAACGTGCACCGTATGGCCGAGGCCAACCGCGCGTTCGCGCACTACCGCTGGTAACACTCGCGCCGGGCTCCCCCGACGCGCACATGTTCCATCAGGCGCATCGGACGGTGCCCTCCGAAGACCCGGTGAGGTCCTTATCGCTCCCTTCCGAGACGATAAGGCCTGACCGGGTCTTCGCGTTTAGCTTTCCTTCGGGCGGGAATGCCCCACCTTTCCGACCCAACCCATCTGCTCTCGCTACCCCCCAGACCGGGGAGACAGCGATCCCAACTGCGACCTTCACACAGGCAGGGTGACCGTGGCACGAAGTCTATCTCTCGAAATGACCCGCAACATCGGCATCATGGCGCATATCGACGCCGGTAAGACCACGACCACCGAGCGCATCCTCTTTTACACAGGGAAGTCGCATAAGATGGGCGAGGTCCATGACGGCGCCGCCGAAATGGACTGGATGGAGCAGGAGCGCGAGCGCGGCATTACGATCACCAGCGCAGCCACCACCTGTTACTGGACGACCAACGACGTTAAACACCGGATCAACATCATCGACACCCCCGGCCACGTCGACTTCACCATGGAAGTCGAACGCTCCCTGCGTGTGCTCGACGGTGCGATCGCCGTCTTCTGCGGTGTAAGTGGCGTCGAGCCCCAGTCCGAAACGGTCTGGCGCCAGGCCGATCGCTACCAGGTCCCCCGTATCGCCTTCGTGAATAAACTCGACCGTGTCGGTGCCGACCTCGATCGTGTCGTGCAGATGATGGTCGATCGCCTCAAAGCTCGCCCTGTGCGCATGCAGCTCGCCATCGGCGCCGAAGACGGCTTCCGCGGCGTCATCGATCTGGTGACCATGAGCGCCATCGTCTGGCAGGATGAGTCGCTCGGAGCGGAGTACGACCTCCTGGAGATCCCCGAAGAGCTCAAAGACGAGGCGCAACTTGCACGCGAGGAACTTCTCGAGATCTGCGCGGAACTCGACGAAGACCTCATGGACAAGTACCTCGAAGGCGAAACCCTCACCGAAGATGAGATCCGTCGCGCGGTGCGAAAGGGCACCCTCGCGCTGGAGATTGTGCCGGTTTTCTGCGGATCGGCGTACAAAAACAAAGGTGTTCAGCCTCTGCTCGACGCCGTGATCCGATACCTCCCGGCACCGGTCGATGTCCCGGCGATCGATGGTGTCACCCCTGAAGCCTACAAGCGCGTGACAGAAGGGCAGGGAGAGCCGGGTGATGCGGACATCGTGCGTCGCAAGGCCTCCGACGATGAGCCCTTCAGCGCCCTGGCGTTCAAGATCATGAGTGACCCCTATGTCGGTCACCTCACCTATTTCCGCGTCTACTCCGGCGTGCTCTCCAGCGGCAGCTACACCTACAACGCCACGAAAGGAAAGCGGGAGCGCATCGGTCGCATCCTCCTGATGCACGCCAATCGCCGCGAAGAGATCGAGGAGGTCCGCGCTGGCGACATCGCCGCGGTCGTCGGTATGCGCAACACCACCACCGGCGACACCTTGAGTGATGAGCACCACCCGGTGGTGCTCGAAGCGATCGACTTCCCTGAGCCGGTCATCGAGATCGCCATCGAGCCCAAGACCGTCGCCGACCAGGGCAAACTCGCCGAGAGCCTTCAGAAGCTCGCCGTCGAAGATCCCAGTTTCCAGGTCAAGGTCGACGAAGAAACCGGTCAGACCATCATCGCTGGCCAGGGCGAGCTGCATCTGGAGATCATCGTTGATCGCCTGTTGCGGGAGTTCAAAGTCGGCGCAAGCGTGGGCAAGCCCCAGGTCGCCTACCGCGAGACCGTCGGAATCTCGCACATCCACCGCGAGAAGCTCGAACGACAAACCGGAGGAAAGGGCATGTTTGCCGAGGTCGAGATCAAGATCTCGCCCAACGAGCGTGGCAAGGGCATCACCTTCGAAGAGTCCATTAAGGGCGGGGCGATCCCCAAAGAGTTCTTTGGTGCGATCGAGCGTGGCGTGCGCGAAGCCACCGAGGCAGGCGCGATCGCCGGTTACCCGGTTGTCGACATCCACGTCGAGCTCGTCGACGGATCCTTCCATGAGGTCGACTCCAGCGAGATGGCCTTTAAGATCTGTGCGCTACTGGCCGTCAAATCTGCCATCCGTGATGCCGATCCGCAGCTTCTCGAGCCGATGATGAGCGTCGAGGTCGTCACCCCTGAAGAGTTCATGGGCGATGTGATCGGCGACATCAACGCGCGCCGTGGTTCGGTTGGCGGTATGGAGCCTCGCGGAGGCTCACAGGTGATCAGCGCCCAGGTACCTCTCTCGGCGATGTTCGGCTATTCCACCGATCTTCGCAGCCGCAGCCAGGGCCGCGCCAGCTACTCCATGCACTTCGCGAATTACGATATTGTGCCCAAAGCGATCAGTGAAGCGTTGATCAATCGCATGATGGGCATCTATCCGGACTGACCCTTCGATGGGCCGCAAGGGGAGCGGACAAAAGGCGATTTCCACCTTGATCTGTTGACACCCCTACTGTATGGTCCGCACTCCCTGAGCCTGGGCGCCGGGGATTACTACCGCTTACGACGGCCCGAAACGCCGCCAATGACGCGGTGTTACGGGATTTTTGGTTCCCTCAGGTCAGGCCCGCTTGACCCACGGCACATGCAGCCGGTGAGGGATCCTTGAATTTAGCGCTAACCGCTGGGTTTCGCACTTTCTGACCTGAAGAACTCAGGTCAGTCGACGAGGTTTGTGACATGGCGAATGAGAAGATTCGAATTAAGCTGAAGGCGTACGACCACAAGCTGCTCGACGCGTCGGCTGCCGACATCGTAGAGACGGCTAAGCGTACCGGTGCACGCGTTGCGGGGCCGATCCCCCTTCCCACGCGCATCAACCGCTGGACGGTCCTGCGTAGCCCCTTCATCGACAAAAAGTCTCGCGAGCAGTTCGAGATGCGCACTCACAAGCGCCTTCTCGACATCCTCGATCCGACGCAGCAGACGCTCGACGCTCTGATGCGCCTGGATCTCGCCGCGGGCGTGGACGTCGAAATCAAGACCTGATTGCGCCTTTGGGTGGTCCTCGGCAGGCCCGCCTTAACGCAATCTTGTACTAAAGCCGGTCTCCTGCACGTCCTTTTGCTCAATGTGAGCAGGGTAGGGCAGGCGGCCATGAACCCACTCTTTCGCCCGTCCGAGCCTAAGTCAGGGCGGCGCAGGAGACGTTATGAAAATTGAAGTCGTCGATTTGAAGAACAAGGCGACCGGAGAAATCGAGCTCGCTGAGAGCGTGTTCGGTGTTCCGGTTCGTGAGCATTTGTTCTGGGAAGTGGTTAACTGGCAGCGCGCCAAGCGTCGCGCCGGCACCCACCAGACCAAGACCCGCGGCCAGGTCCGCGGCGGTGGTCGCAAGCCCTGGCGCCAGAAAGGCACCGGCCGCGCCCGCCAGGGTACCACCCGCGCCCCTCACTGGGTCGGCGGTGGCACCGTCTTCGGACCCCAGCCCCGTGACTACGGCTACGCGATGCCCAAGAAGAAGCGTCGCGCCGCTCTCTGCTCCGCGCTCAGCATGAAGCTGGGTAAGGGTCAGCTCAAAGTCGTGGACAACTGGGAACTTCCCCAGATCAAGACCAAACTCGCCATCGATACGTTGAGCAACCTGGAAGCGCCCCGCGCCCTGGTTGTCGATGTGACCTCGCGCAACGAAGGCGATAACTCGGTCACCCACAACGAAAATCTTCGCCTGTCGGTGCGCAACCTCAAAGAAGCCAAGTACCTGGCTGTTGAGGGCCTCAACGTTGAGGATATCCTGCGTTATGACTACGTGATTCTCTCGCGCAGCGCCGTCGAGCAACTCCAGGAGGCATTGCAGTCATGACCAACCTCTACGACATCATCATTCGCCCGGCGCTCACCGAGAAGACCACCCAGCTGGCTGAGCACAACCAGTACGTGTTCCGCGTCGACCGCAAAGCGAACAAGTACCAGATTCGCCAGGCCGTTGAGAAAATCTTCGGCGTCGACGTTGTTAAGGTCAACACTCTGGTGATGCCCAGCAAGCCCAAGCGTGTGGGACGAAGCCTCGGACGCCGCGCCGCCTTTAAGAAGGCGATTGTGACGGTGGCCGACGGTCAGACCATCGACCTGTACGCGCTCGAGGGGACCGAAGCTGGTGGCGAGGTCTAATCGACCCCCACCCCTTGCTTTGTGTTCAATTGCCAGGATATCGCAATCGCGTTTTAGAAGGCAGGTATAACGATGGCCATGAAAGAGTTTAACCCCACGTCTCCGGGACGGCGCTTCCTGCGTCTTCCGGATTCCAAAGAAGTGATCACCAAGAGCAAGCCTGAGAAGGCGCTCACCGAAAAGATTACCCGCTCCGGCGGCCGTAATCAGTCCGGTCATATGACGGTCCGTCACCGCGGCGGCGGCCACAAGCGTCGCTACCGTCAGGTTGACTTCAAGCGCACCAAGACTGGTGTGCCGGCGAAAGTCGCCGCGATCGAGTACGATCCCAACCGCACCGCCTACCTGGCGCTGCTCCACTACGCTGACGGTGAGAAGGCCTACATCATCGCCCCGCAGAAGCTTGCGGTCGGTGACACGGTCATCTCCAGCGCGCATGCCGACATCAAGCCCGGCAACTCCCTGCGTCTGCGCTACATCCCCACCGGTACGGTCATCCACAACGTGGAACTGCGCCCGGGCAAGGGTGGCCAGATGGCTCGCTCCGCGGGCACCTGGGCTCAGCTGATGGCCAAAGAAGGCAAGTATGCGCTTCTGCGTCTTCCCTCCGGCGAGATCCGCCAGGTCCTTATGACCTGCCGGGCGACCGTGGGCGCGGTGTCGAACCGCGAGCACGAGAACACCTCGCTTGGTAAAGCCGGTCGCGCCCGTTGGAAGGGCAACCGCCCGGCGGTTCGTGGTGTCGCCATGAACCCCGTCGACCACCCCCACGGTGGTGGTGAAGGTCGCACCTCCGGTGGTCGCCATCCGGTGACCCCCTGGGGCCAGAAGACCAAGGGCAAGAAGACGCGCAGCAACAAGCGCACCGACAAGTTCATCGTCAAGCGTCGTAAGTCGCGCAAGTAAACCGCTCGCCCCTACGCCGGCGAGCCTCTCGCCGGCCGGTCGGGCATACACTGCGCCAAGGAGATAGATCGTGCCACGTTCAGTCAAAAAAGGGCCCTTCGTCGATAGCGGCCTTCAGCGTAAAGTCACCCGCGCTCGTGAAACCAGCGATCGCCGTGCGATCAAGACCTGGAGCCGCCGCTCCATGATCGTGCCTGAGTTCATCGGCTTGACTTTTGCCGTCCACAACGGCAAAGAGTTTGTCCCCGTGTTCGTGACCGAGAATATGGTCGGGCATAAGCTCGGTGAGTTCGCGCCTACCCGTACGTTCTACGGGCACGCCGCCGATCGCAAAGCCAAGGGTCGTCGCTAAGGCGGGTCGCCGCGGCGGAGTTTCTCCGCCTCGGCCGCTCTCTAAGACGCGCTTCCCCGTCACGAGATCAAAGTTTCCCGTCGACCGCTGCCCGCTCTCCAGGGCAAGGGCGGCGGCTCATCGAGTTGAGTTTTTGCCATGAGCAAAGAAAAACAAAAGACACATCGTGCGAACCAGGCGTCCGCACAGAACATTCGCATCGCGCCGCGCAAGGCGCGCATCGTCGTCGACCTGGTCCGTAACCGACCGGTCGAAGAGGCGCTGCAGATCTTGCAATTCACGCCCAAGAAGGCCGCCCCGCTGGTCGCCAACCTCATCGAGTCGGCGATTCACAACGTGATGAACAGCGAACAGCTCGACTGGGACACCGACGATCTCTACGTCGCTCAGGCCTACGTCAACGAAGGCCCCACGCTGCGCCGCTTTATGCCGCGCGCCCAGGGTCGAGCGACCCGGATCAACAAGCGAACCAGTCAAATCACCGTGGTCCTGCAGCCTCGCGTCTAACGTGTCGCCAGGTCCCACACGGTCTTAGGAGGTCGATTTTGGGTCAAAAAGTACATCCTACGGGATTTCGGTTGGGGATCATCCGCCCCTGGAGCTCCAAGTGGTACGAGGAGAAGAACTACGCCAAGTGGCTCCACGAAGATCTCGCGATCAAGAATTATATCAACAAAAACCTCGGCTCGACCGGCATCAGCTCGGTGGACATTGAGCGCCTGGCCAACAAGGTCAAGGTGACCATCCACTCCGCCAAGCCCGGCATCCTTATCGGCAAGCGTGGCGCCGGTATTGACGGCCTCAAAAACGAACTCCAGAAGAAGACCGAAGGCGAAGTCTTCGTCAACATTCAGGAAGTCCGTAAGGCCGAGCTCGATTCCAAACTTGTCGCCGAGTCCATCGCCCAGCAGCTGGAGCGTCGTGTCAGCTTCCGCCGCGCGATGAAGAAGGCCGTGCAGACGACGATGAAATTCGGTGCCAAGGGCATCCGCGTCAACGCCGCCGGTCGCCTGGGCGGTGCGGAAATGGGGCGCCGTGAGTGGTACCTCGAAGGTCAGGTCCCGCTTCACACCCT
This DNA window, taken from Lujinxingia sediminis, encodes the following:
- the rpsL gene encoding 30S ribosomal protein S12; amino-acid sequence: MPTINQLVRKGRKKIVSKTTAPALKSCPQKRGVCTRVYTTTPKKPNSALRKVARVRLTNGMEVTSYIPGEGHNLQEHSVVLIRGGRVKDLPGVRYHIVRGTLDAVGVQSRRQGRSKYGTKKPR
- the rpsG gene encoding 30S ribosomal protein S7 is translated as MPRRRVVQKRPILPDPKFNDKLITQFVNVMMRDGKKSTAERIMYDTLDVIESKTGGEDPLRVFKRSIDNLRPMVEVRSRRVGGSTYQVPVEVRPERRTALAIRWLIQAARARNEKTMVDKLTNEILDASNNRGTAVRNKENVHRMAEANRAFAHYRW
- the fusA gene encoding elongation factor G, with translation MARSLSLEMTRNIGIMAHIDAGKTTTTERILFYTGKSHKMGEVHDGAAEMDWMEQERERGITITSAATTCYWTTNDVKHRINIIDTPGHVDFTMEVERSLRVLDGAIAVFCGVSGVEPQSETVWRQADRYQVPRIAFVNKLDRVGADLDRVVQMMVDRLKARPVRMQLAIGAEDGFRGVIDLVTMSAIVWQDESLGAEYDLLEIPEELKDEAQLAREELLEICAELDEDLMDKYLEGETLTEDEIRRAVRKGTLALEIVPVFCGSAYKNKGVQPLLDAVIRYLPAPVDVPAIDGVTPEAYKRVTEGQGEPGDADIVRRKASDDEPFSALAFKIMSDPYVGHLTYFRVYSGVLSSGSYTYNATKGKRERIGRILLMHANRREEIEEVRAGDIAAVVGMRNTTTGDTLSDEHHPVVLEAIDFPEPVIEIAIEPKTVADQGKLAESLQKLAVEDPSFQVKVDEETGQTIIAGQGELHLEIIVDRLLREFKVGASVGKPQVAYRETVGISHIHREKLERQTGGKGMFAEVEIKISPNERGKGITFEESIKGGAIPKEFFGAIERGVREATEAGAIAGYPVVDIHVELVDGSFHEVDSSEMAFKICALLAVKSAIRDADPQLLEPMMSVEVVTPEEFMGDVIGDINARRGSVGGMEPRGGSQVISAQVPLSAMFGYSTDLRSRSQGRASYSMHFANYDIVPKAISEALINRMMGIYPD
- the rpsJ gene encoding 30S ribosomal protein S10 — its product is MANEKIRIKLKAYDHKLLDASAADIVETAKRTGARVAGPIPLPTRINRWTVLRSPFIDKKSREQFEMRTHKRLLDILDPTQQTLDALMRLDLAAGVDVEIKT
- the rplD gene encoding 50S ribosomal protein L4; translated protein: MKIEVVDLKNKATGEIELAESVFGVPVREHLFWEVVNWQRAKRRAGTHQTKTRGQVRGGGRKPWRQKGTGRARQGTTRAPHWVGGGTVFGPQPRDYGYAMPKKKRRAALCSALSMKLGKGQLKVVDNWELPQIKTKLAIDTLSNLEAPRALVVDVTSRNEGDNSVTHNENLRLSVRNLKEAKYLAVEGLNVEDILRYDYVILSRSAVEQLQEALQS
- the rplW gene encoding 50S ribosomal protein L23, with protein sequence MTNLYDIIIRPALTEKTTQLAEHNQYVFRVDRKANKYQIRQAVEKIFGVDVVKVNTLVMPSKPKRVGRSLGRRAAFKKAIVTVADGQTIDLYALEGTEAGGEV
- the rplB gene encoding 50S ribosomal protein L2, whose protein sequence is MAMKEFNPTSPGRRFLRLPDSKEVITKSKPEKALTEKITRSGGRNQSGHMTVRHRGGGHKRRYRQVDFKRTKTGVPAKVAAIEYDPNRTAYLALLHYADGEKAYIIAPQKLAVGDTVISSAHADIKPGNSLRLRYIPTGTVIHNVELRPGKGGQMARSAGTWAQLMAKEGKYALLRLPSGEIRQVLMTCRATVGAVSNREHENTSLGKAGRARWKGNRPAVRGVAMNPVDHPHGGGEGRTSGGRHPVTPWGQKTKGKKTRSNKRTDKFIVKRRKSRK
- the rpsS gene encoding 30S ribosomal protein S19 is translated as MPRSVKKGPFVDSGLQRKVTRARETSDRRAIKTWSRRSMIVPEFIGLTFAVHNGKEFVPVFVTENMVGHKLGEFAPTRTFYGHAADRKAKGRR
- the rplV gene encoding 50S ribosomal protein L22 gives rise to the protein MSKEKQKTHRANQASAQNIRIAPRKARIVVDLVRNRPVEEALQILQFTPKKAAPLVANLIESAIHNVMNSEQLDWDTDDLYVAQAYVNEGPTLRRFMPRAQGRATRINKRTSQITVVLQPRV
- the rpsC gene encoding 30S ribosomal protein S3: MGQKVHPTGFRLGIIRPWSSKWYEEKNYAKWLHEDLAIKNYINKNLGSTGISSVDIERLANKVKVTIHSAKPGILIGKRGAGIDGLKNELQKKTEGEVFVNIQEVRKAELDSKLVAESIAQQLERRVSFRRAMKKAVQTTMKFGAKGIRVNAAGRLGGAEMGRREWYLEGQVPLHTLRADIDYGTAEAKTTYGIIGIKVWIYKGEVLER